In Rutidosis leptorrhynchoides isolate AG116_Rl617_1_P2 chromosome 2, CSIRO_AGI_Rlap_v1, whole genome shotgun sequence, one genomic interval encodes:
- the LOC139893496 gene encoding uncharacterized protein, translating to MDDILEKSQLGSFQFQKFIFPVLNPSLPLLKIPAATPPPATVVQDSSDDEFLSLASSTTDLCSSEFTNPYGIRTTRGVSSQASSDMLSQFGTARDYPDFDLQNDLNWYAERDEDYAMPPLFDNSDPFSGPTEDKFVMTSDKEHQDENIQPFLEPFLDPFEPTNYLDKQWPLTSIAYAKDGVKVTDYYDLDGNFVDQDVNGAIVYSSFKGRIMKDLQETDMDEKDVDFNSNCYLVDESKNTIDSRNQMDEKGVDFNLNCDESEGSFGRNNHEHREGDAAKVTAKEDNSDATNDEILTSANEDEYEIFDLKIIHRKNRTGFEENKDLPIVINSMIGSRYCVTEYLGSAAFSKVVQAHDLHMGNDVCLKIIKNDKDFFDQSLDEIKLLKFVNKYDPADERHILRLYDYFYFQEHLIIVCELLRSNLYEYQKYNKECGTEPYFTLKRLQVITRQCLEALVYLHDLGIIHCDLKPENILIKSYSRCEIKVIDLGSSCFQNDNLSLYVQSRSYRAPEVIIGLPYDEKIDLWSLGCILAELYSGDVLFPNDELVVLLSRVIGMLGPIDVEMLEYGQETDKYFTKDFDLYRINEETDQVEYIIPQETSLEEHLQISDTLFLDFVKSLLEINPQKRPTASEALQHPWLSSSIDQL from the exons ATGGATGATATTCTTGAAAAATCCCAATTGGGTTCTTTTCAATTCCAAAAATTTATCTTTCCTGTACTAAACCCATCTCTACCTTTGCTCAAGATTCCGGCAGCTACTCCGCCGCCGGCGACGGTGGTCCAAGATTCTTCAGATGATGAGTTTCTTAGCTTGGCTTCTTCTACTACTGATTTGTGCTCCTCAG AATTCACAAATCCATATGGAATACGCACTACACGAGGGGTTAGTTCTCAAGCTTCATCCGATATGTTGTCGCAATTTGGTACGGCTCGCGATTACCCTGATTTCGATTTACAAAATGACTTAAACTGGTACGCAGAAAGAGACGAAGACTATGCAATGCCACCTTTATTTGACAACTCGGATCCCTTTAGTGGTCCCACTGAAGACAAGTTTGTAATGACATCAGATAAAGAGCATCAAGATGAGAATATTCAACCATTTCTCGAGCCATTTTTAGACCCTTTCGAGCCAACTAACTATCTCGATAAACAATGGCCTTTGACTTCCATTGCGTATGCAAAAGATGGCGTTAAAGTAACTGATTATTACGATTTGGACGGGAATTTTGTTGACCAGGACGTAAATGGTGCGATTGTTTACAGCTCGTTTAAAGGACGTATCATGAAAGATCTTCAAGAAACTGATATGGATGAAAAAGATGTTGACTTTAATTCAAATTGTTATCTTGTTGATGAATCCAAGAATACTATTGATTCTCGAAATCAAATGGATGAAAAAGGTGTTGACTTTAATTTGAATTGTGACGAATCTGAGGGTAGTTTTGGAAGAAATAATCACGAACATCGTGAGGGTGATGCTGCTAAAGTAACAGCCAAAGAAGATAATTCGGATGCCACTAATGATGAGATTTTAACATCGGCAAACGAAGATGAATATGAAATATTTGATTTAAAGATTATACACAGGAAGAACCG GACGGGTTTCGAAGAGAATAAGGATCTACCTATTGTAATAAACAGTATGATTGGGTCTCGTTATTGTGTTACCGAGTATCTTGGTTCAGCTGCATTCAGTAAAGTTGTTCAGGCACATGATTTGCACATGGGAAACGATGTTTGTCTGAAGATCATTAAGAACGATAAAGACTTCTTTGACCAAAGCTTAGATGAAATCAAGCTTTTAAAGTTTGTAAACAAGTATGATCCTGCAGACGAGCGTCACATTTTACGTCTATATGATTATTTCTATTTTCAG GAACATCTTATAATCGTGTGCGAACTTTTACGTTCAAATTTATACGAATATCAAAAGTACAACAAAGAATGTGGTACAGAACCCTACTTTACATTAAAAAGGCTACAG GTGATAACAAGACAGTGTTTGGAAGCATTGGTGTACTTGCATGATTTGGGCATCATACATTGTGATTTGAAAcctgaaaatatacttattaaaaGTTATAGTAGATGTGAGATTAAGGTGATTGATCTTGGAAGCAGCTGTTTTCAAAACGACAATTTGTCATTATATGTGCAATCTCGATCTTATCGGGCTCCTGAAGTCATTATCGGATTACCGTATGACGAAAAAATTGATCTTTGGTCACTTGGTTGCATTTTAGCTGAGCTATATTCGGGTGAT GTTTTGTTTCCGAACGATGAACTTGTGGTTCTGCTTTCACGGGTAATTGGAATGCTTGGGCCAATCGACGTTGAAATGTTGGAGTACGGGCAAGAAACTGATAAGTATTTCACAAAAGATTTCGATCTTTATCGCATTAATGAG GAAACTGATCAAGTGGAATACATAATCCCACAAGAAACATCATTAGAAGAACACCTTCAAATTTCGGATACATTATTTCTTGATTTCGTTAAGAGTTTGCTTGAAATCAATCCTCAAAAACGGCCAACAGCTAGTGAAGCTTTGCAACATCCATGGCTctcttcatcaatcgatcaactcTGA